A window from Fibrobacter sp. UWB11 encodes these proteins:
- the nth gene encoding endonuclease III, which produces MNKTAKIKFIGEKLDELFPDPPIPLNYTNPFTMLVAVVLSAQCTDIRVNQVTEVLFKLADTPQKMLKLGVDRIAEIIKPCGFFNTKSVNIYKLSQALVKKFKGEVPHTFEELESLPGVGHKTASVIMIHIFKIPAFPVDTHIHRLAERWGLSDGSSVEKTEADLKKAFPKEEWEKRHLQIIYFGRTYCKARGHKDEECPICSVVNKHG; this is translated from the coding sequence ATGAACAAGACTGCAAAAATCAAATTCATTGGCGAAAAGCTGGACGAACTCTTTCCAGATCCCCCTATTCCTTTAAATTACACGAACCCCTTCACGATGCTTGTCGCAGTTGTCCTGAGCGCCCAATGCACAGACATCCGCGTGAACCAGGTGACCGAAGTCCTTTTCAAGCTTGCCGACACGCCTCAAAAAATGCTCAAACTCGGTGTCGACCGCATTGCCGAAATCATCAAGCCCTGCGGATTCTTTAACACCAAGAGCGTAAACATCTACAAACTCTCGCAGGCGCTCGTCAAAAAATTCAAGGGCGAAGTTCCGCACACATTCGAAGAGCTTGAAAGCTTGCCCGGCGTGGGCCACAAGACGGCAAGCGTCATCATGATCCACATTTTCAAGATTCCGGCCTTCCCCGTCGACACGCACATTCACCGCCTTGCAGAACGCTGGGGGTTAAGCGATGGTTCGAGCGTCGAAAAGACCGAAGCAGACCTAAAAAAAGCTTTTCCCAAAGAAGAATGGGAAAAGCGTCATTTGCAAATCATTTATTTTGGTCGTACCTACTGCAAGGCTCGCGGGCATAAAGACGAAGAATGCCCGATTTGCAGTGTTGTCAATAAGCACGGGTAA
- a CDS encoding DUF3300 domain-containing protein: MFKKTLKYVLPLVFLLAGMANAQNRYTPAELDTLVSTIALYPDPLLVHVLDATTHGEDLPSASAFATANRHLKGDDLAAAIERAELDYDESVIALIPFPDVLRKLAKYATWSHQLGEAVEMQKADVMDAVQRMRRVAHKNGYLNSDDKVSVTVNENVSIQPVREEYVYVPEYDPRVVYYVVSDGNIRIRYVNGVWTGAGLVYWGWDPFYYDWVHRRPHYRHPHRYAPPPRHRRFHESVRPPRHDRLRDRPAPRHFDNPPPPNYKRPAAPPPPRSNSFRDGKGLNKSAAPEPRTTSAPPPPPSNYKRPVPPPPPQASSSDDNRDSRRAERRPGPHNPPPPPSRRR, translated from the coding sequence ATGTTTAAGAAAACGCTAAAATATGTTCTGCCGCTAGTGTTTCTTTTGGCAGGAATGGCGAATGCCCAGAACCGCTATACGCCTGCGGAATTGGATACACTCGTTTCGACGATTGCGCTTTATCCTGACCCGTTGTTGGTGCATGTTCTTGATGCTACAACGCATGGCGAAGACCTCCCAAGCGCATCTGCATTTGCAACTGCAAATCGCCATTTGAAAGGTGATGATTTGGCAGCTGCAATTGAACGAGCTGAACTCGATTACGACGAATCGGTGATTGCACTCATTCCGTTCCCGGATGTACTGCGCAAATTAGCGAAATATGCAACTTGGTCTCATCAGCTCGGCGAAGCTGTTGAAATGCAAAAGGCCGACGTGATGGATGCCGTGCAGAGAATGCGCAGGGTTGCTCATAAGAATGGTTATTTGAATAGCGATGACAAGGTTTCTGTGACAGTGAACGAAAATGTTTCGATTCAGCCTGTCCGCGAAGAATACGTGTATGTTCCTGAATACGATCCGCGTGTCGTTTATTATGTCGTATCGGATGGTAATATCCGCATTCGCTATGTGAATGGGGTTTGGACTGGTGCTGGTCTTGTTTATTGGGGCTGGGATCCGTTCTATTACGATTGGGTGCATCGCCGCCCGCATTACCGCCATCCGCACCGCTATGCGCCACCTCCGCGTCATCGTCGTTTTCACGAATCTGTTCGCCCGCCACGTCATGATAGGCTCCGCGACAGACCTGCGCCTAGGCATTTTGATAATCCGCCACCTCCGAATTATAAACGTCCGGCAGCACCTCCGCCTCCGCGTTCTAATAGTTTTAGGGATGGGAAGGGCTTGAACAAGTCGGCTGCACCGGAACCGCGTACAACTTCGGCACCGCCTCCTCCGCCGTCAAATTACAAGCGTCCGGTTCCACCTCCGCCTCCGCAGGCTTCGAGTTCGGATGATAACCGGGATTCACGCAGAGCAGAACGTCGTCCTGGACCGCATAATCCACCTCCGCCACCGTCGCGTAGAAGGTAA